The following are encoded in a window of Sminthopsis crassicaudata isolate SCR6 chromosome 5, ASM4859323v1, whole genome shotgun sequence genomic DNA:
- the CCDC184 gene encoding LOW QUALITY PROTEIN: coiled-coil domain-containing protein 184 (The sequence of the model RefSeq protein was modified relative to this genomic sequence to represent the inferred CDS: deleted 2 bases in 2 codons) yields MEDGPLEILTKDGDLPGPLEVSSVPVVGDVISGEYNGGMKDLMEHLKAQLQALFEDVRAMRGALDEQASHIQVLSDDVCANQRAIVSMCQIMTTAPRQGLGASSGPERGDRGSPGVPGTLLAKEWGCGSQDPEEEGNEVPSSATPTNFCQSLENPCACLLEGDGPLVDAHDLPDVALLQLEGENSM; encoded by the exons ATGGAGGACGGACCGCTGGAGATCCTGACCAAAGACGGCGACCTCCCGGGCCCACTGGAGGTGTCCTCGGTGCCCGTTGTGGGGGACGTGATCTCGGGCGAGTATAACGGCGGCATGAAGGACCTGATGGAGCACCTGAAGGCCCAGCTGCAGGCCCTGTTTGAGGACGTGCGGGCCATGCGG GGGGCCCTGGACGAGCAGGCCTCGCACATCCAAGTGCTTTCCGACGACGTGTGCGCCAACCAGAGGGCTATCGTCTCCATGTGCCAGATCATGACCACAGCGCCCCGCCAAGGCCTGGGTGCGTCCAGTGGCCCGGAGAGAGGCGACCGGGGCTCGCCTGGAGTTCCTGGCACTCTCCTTGCCAAGGAGTGGGGCTGTGGTTCGCAGGATCCCGAGGAGGAAGGGAACGAAGTTCCTAGTTCAGCTACACCCACTAATTTCTGTCAGAGCCTGGAG AACCCCTGTGCTTGCCTGCTGGAGGGGGATGGGCCATTGGTGGATGCTCACGACCTGCCTGACGTAGCCCTGCTCCAACTGGAGGGGGAGAACTCAATGTAA